A genomic stretch from Verrucomicrobiota bacterium includes:
- a CDS encoding DUF2914 domain-containing protein produces the protein MASEEATTAAISVGRMVFCRSIEEREPKDAAETFPTDVGRIYCFTAILNAGPEETHVVHKWYRGEELMAEVKLKAQGEYWRTWSVKGIMAEWTGRWRVDVVSAAGDVLKSASFVVGEAEPVEDADSEADGTDGQSQDEPPNDGEDHGDPEGGGPDEGSGEDAGC, from the coding sequence ATGGCGTCCGAAGAAGCCACGACGGCCGCCATTTCGGTGGGCCGGATGGTCTTTTGCCGTTCCATCGAGGAACGCGAGCCGAAGGATGCTGCCGAGACGTTTCCGACTGACGTGGGGCGAATCTACTGCTTCACGGCGATCCTCAACGCCGGGCCCGAGGAGACGCACGTCGTCCACAAGTGGTACCGCGGCGAGGAGCTGATGGCCGAGGTGAAGCTGAAGGCCCAGGGCGAGTATTGGCGCACGTGGAGCGTCAAGGGCATCATGGCGGAATGGACCGGCCGGTGGCGCGTGGACGTGGTTTCGGCTGCGGGCGATGTGCTGAAATCCGCGTCGTTTGTCGTTGGCGAAGCCGAACCGGTTGAGGACGCCGACAGCGAGGCAGACGGAACGGACGGCCAGAGCCAAGATGAGCCGCCGAATGACGGCGAGGACCACGGCGACCCCGAGGGCGGTGGACCCGATGAAGGCTCGGGGGAGGATGCTGGTTGCTGA